In one window of Oryza sativa Japonica Group chromosome 9, ASM3414082v1 DNA:
- the LOC136351730 gene encoding uncharacterized protein, protein MTYYKRVDHWLLKQFTKANEIDPLIYKWKTTMSTSAAMASRSPPPPPPPPPFPDLETWDYFFGQYDHPSSPSSSATAMPHLPLSRVSSSSSFVSTELELPPPPPPPLPTLPAKPLLRRRVASPSSSSFSTELLPPPPPLLRREPSSSSSSFSTELLLLPPPPPPPPFLSSDYFISSDPDTPPHAGGPPTSSIHDSSFVSGPSSSRPALATVITVTVSDDAAAAAACAVCTDALQLASPASRLPCGHLYHAHCIAQWLSLRNTCPVCRRSVPMRTEETAPPWSPPTETDQEAVPSPPPTTTTATDHRRRSLPGERRIRRICRRLLNYMEISRQRQQHTD, encoded by the coding sequence atgacatactATAAACGGGTGGACCACTGGCTGCTAAAACAGTTTACCAAAGCCAACGAGATCGATCCCCTGATATACAAGTGGAAAACCACCAtgtccacctccgccgccatggccagccgctcgccgccgcctccgccgccgccgccgccattcccgGACTTAGAGACATGGGATTACTTCTTTGGCCAGTACGACCACCCCTCGTCGCCGTCTTCCTCGGCCACGGCGATGCCGCATCTGCCACTCTCCCGCgtatcgtcgtcgtcatcgttcgTCTCCACAGAGCTGGaactgccgccgcctccacccccgccgctgccgacgcTTCCGGCAAAGCCACTACTCCGGCGGCGCGTagcctcgccgtcgtcatcgtccttTTCCACAGAgctactgccgccgccgccgccgctgctacgGCGGgaaccctcgtcgtcgtcgtcgtccttctccactgagctgctgctgctgccgcctcctcctccgccgccgccgtttctctCCTCGGATTACTTCATCTCCTCCGATCCTGacacgccgccgcacgccggtgGTCCACCGACGTCTTCCATCCACGACTCCTCCTTCGTGTCAGGCCCATCGTCGTCTCGACCGGCGCTGGCCACGGTGATCACTGTCACCGTctccgacgacgcggcggcggcggcggcctgcgccGTCTGCACCGACGCCCTCCAGCTCGCGTCGCCGGCGTCCAGGCTCCCGTGCGGCCACCTGTACCACGCCCACTGCATCGCGCAGTGGCTGTCGCTGCGAAACACCTGCCCGGTCTGCCGCCGCAGCGTCCCGATGCGTACTGAGGAGACCGcgccgccatggtcgccgccgacggagaCCGACCAAGAGGccgtgccatcgccgccgccgacgacgacgactgcgaCCGATCACCGGCGGCGGTCTCTGCCGGGAGAACGCCGGATCAGGAGGATTTGCCGCAGGTTGCTTAATTACATGGAAATCAGCCGTCAGCGGCAGCAACACACTGATTGA